A single window of Nicotiana sylvestris chromosome 3, ASM39365v2, whole genome shotgun sequence DNA harbors:
- the LOC104223480 gene encoding uncharacterized protein At1g15400, whose protein sequence is MAGLQRSTTSFRRQGSSGLVWDDKILTASGELIQLGRFPKEESSTKTDREEKEDPIRGAKPKLEVSVAVNKASSETPGSIERSQSNRGFRTGKVSPAIEPPSPKVSACGFCSAFGKNEKSNRRPKSGKRKM, encoded by the coding sequence ATGGCTGGATTACAGAGATCCACGACGTCGTTTCGGAGACAGGGTTCATCAGGACTTGTATGGGACGACAAAATATTGACAGCTTCAGGTGAATTGATTCAGCTGGGCCGCTTTCCAAAAGAAGAAAGTAGTACTAAAACTGACAGAGAAGAGAAAGAAGACCCAATTAGAGGAGCAAAACCCAAATTAGAGGTGTCGGTGGCTGTGAATAAGGCTTCATCGGAAACACCTGGATCCATTGAAAGGAGCCAATCTAACCGCGGTTTCCGAACCGGTAAGGTGTCGCCGGCAATAGAGCCGCCGTCTCCTAAAGTATCTGCATGTGGATTCTGTAGCGCTTTTGGGAAGAATGAAAAATCTAACCGACGACCCAAATCCGGTAAGCGAAAGATGTAA